The genomic stretch TATAAACAGAAGGGTTTATGTCCTTCTTCTGAACCTGAAAAGGGGAGAAACTGATAAAACCGTTGTCACCGCCAAACAATAGCTGGCCATCTGTTCTTCTGGCCGCACAATTGTAATAAAAACTCTTGATCGGAAGTAGATTATCCAAAGGATAACTGTGGAGCTGTCCAGTATTAATTTCAAATTTATGAATAGAACTGTTTCTTACAGACCAGATATTTCCCCCGAGATCCTCTATGATACTATTGATGCTTTCCTCCGTCACTGCGATGATGTCATGTATCTCGAGACTGTCGGTTTTAGGGCTGTATTGGATGAGCCCATTCAATGTACCTGCCCATATTTCGCCTGATTTTGAAAAATAGAGCGTGTTGATCATCTTTCCTTTCACAGCCTGGTTGAATGTGGAAACAGGGAATGACTTCATGGTTTCCGGGTCAATTTTATAGAGCTCGTCATACTCTATAGTCCAGATGTAATCATCTCCATAAACAAACTTTTCTGAATTGGACTCCAGGTCCTTGACCTCTTCAAAAACAATGTCTTTCAGATTATCCTCAGGTAGATCTATCCGGTAAAGTCCGCCCTGCCAGGCATTCACCCAGATGGTTCCGTCTGGTTCTTGGGCAAAATGTCCGATATAATTGGACTGCAGACCATTGGTGCTGTCAGCTCGGATTTCATCCATTCGGTTTTCCTGGGGATCCCAGATATTTATTCCTCCGGCAGTACCTATCCATATCCTGCCTTTCTCATCTTCTATTAGATCAGATACATTATTCATAATAAGCCGGTGTTCAGGAGGTCCTTGGCTTGTGAACAGCTTTTTAGTGGAAGTTTCCGGGTCTAGTAGTATCACTCCATGTTGAGTGGCAAGCCAGTAATCCCCGTTCTGGGAAATCATCATGGATTTGATCTGATTGCCGATCTGTTGACCATTAGAAGAGTTGGTGATATCAGTTACGGAATAGAAATCACCGCTTTTATTGACCTTGCTGAGACCATTGGAAGTGGCTAGCCAGATTACACCGTGTCTATCTTCCATGATCTTCCATATGACATTATTTGCTATAGAGTATGGTAGTACAGGGTGATGGAAATGTTGGGTGTTTTCTTTAGAAATAGGGTCATAGATATTCAGTCCAAAATCAGTTCCTAGCCACAGTTTACCCTGGTCGTCAGGAAATATCGTTTTGATTACCGGGTTGCTGAACAGGTTGTTTTCCAAGTCAATAGGCAAAACCTCCATGCGTTTGGAATCCACCCGGAACAAGCCTTGCTCAGTTCCTATCCATAGATTGGGATCCTCGTTTACAGAAGGTTTTATATCCAGCACCAGGAGATTTGACTGGGTTCCATTCTCTTTTACCGGTAGGGAAACCTGGGAGAATCTCTTTTGACCCACCCTCATATAATTGAGTCCGTCAAAGGTACCAACCCACACAGTGCCTGAACGGTCTTGGTATATACTTCGAACCATATTATGAGACAGGTTACTGTTGTCAGAAGTAAAAACCTGATACTCGCCTGATTCAAGCCCGTACTTTATGATGCCATTTGCACTACCTATCCAAAGGATGTTGTTGTTTCCCAGGTACAGTGATCTGATGATGTTTATATTTTCAAGTTCAATCCTTGAAAACTCAAATGTCTTGATATTGACTTTACAGAGCCCATTCCAGGTGGCTACATACACATAGTCACCGTGAGGTATGACATCTGTAAGTAGGTTGGAAGGCAATGACTCCAAGACTGTGCTTTTTCTAAAGACAGAAATTTTATTGCCGTCATATCTTGCCAGTCCGCTATTGGTACTTATCCATAGAAAACCATATCGGTCTTGGGTAATATTGGAGATGGAATTGGTAGGTAGTCCTTCGTTTATGGATAAGGTGTTAAAATGAAGATCTTGGGCTGTACAGGTAATCTGGCAAAGCCATAAGTGAAAGACCAGTGCTGTTATGCCTCGCAATTTTTCTGTCATTTCTTTGGTCTTGTTAATAGACTGCTCAATCTGCCAATTTCAATTTTCACGGAATTGACCCAATGCCAATGTATGGAAAATACTAGTTTCTCTTTTGGTAAAAACAGCTTTTACGTCTACAAATCCTGCATTATGGGCTAAAAATAAAAGTTTATGTATGGAAAGTGAAAATTTTTGGATCAGACAAATTTTACATTTAGACCTGCATAACCTGCAGAATTAATCAATTACCAAAAACCCAAAAGCATATGAAAAAGCAATTACTGGCTTTTTGTTGGATGCTGCTCTTATCTGTATCTGCCTATGCGCAGGTAGAAATCACCGGACAGGTGAAATCATCAGAGGGAAGCGAAGCATTTCCAGGAGTATCCATTTTAGAAAAAGGTACCTCGAACGGTACTGTTACAGATTTAGAGGGACGCTATACACTTACTGTAAGCTCCGAAAATGCCACCTTGATATTTTCTTTTGTAGGGTATGAGACCCAGGAAATCTCCCTGCAAGGAAGACAAAACGTAGATGTCATCCTCGATCCGGATATCCAGTCCCTGAGCGAGGTAGTGGTCATAGGATATGGAGAGGTAGATAGAAATGATGTCACAGGTGCTGTGGCTACACTGGGCGATAGGGATTTCAACCCCGGGGTCACTACTTCTCCTCAGGATCTATTGACGGGGAAGATGGCTGGAGTGAATGTCACCAGTAATAATGGGGCACCTGGAGCAGGCTCTACGATTAGAATCCGAGGCGGTTCATCTTTAGGGGGAGCCATTAATGATCCCTTGATTGTGATCGATGGTTTTCCTATAGATGATGGAGATGTCAGTGGTCTTTCCAATCCCCTCAATACACTCAATCCCAATGATATTGAGTCTTTCACAGTATTGAAAGACGCCTCTGCTGCTGCTATTTATGGATCGAGAGCTTCTAATGGAGTGATTCTTATCACTACAAAGAAAGGGACATCTGACAAGCTCAGCTTCAATCTGAACTCCCAGCTATCTTTTAGTACGCCTATGGAGTATGTGGATGTGATGAACGGGGATGAATATAGAGCTTTGATCAATGAACTGAACGATTCCGGCTTTAGTGGGATCAATGATGCTGCCATCGCAAAAATGGGCAATGAAAATACAGATTGGCAAAAAGAGATTTTCCAATCAGTGGTTTCTCAAAATTATAACCTGAGTGTCAATGGAAAAGCTGCCGGAATACCCTTTCGGGCATCGTACGGCTTCACGGATCAGAATGGGATTCTGAAAACCACCGAAACCTCTAGGCATACCCTTTCACTTAATTTGACTCCTAATTTCTTTAAGGATCATTTAAAGGTCAACGTCAACACAAAAGGGACATTTGCCCATACCAATTTTGGAGATCCCGGAGCCGTGGGTGCTGCTGTAAATTTTGACCCTACCCAACCCGTATATAATGGCAATGAGCGATATGGCGGCTATTTCGCCTATACTACCTCTACCTTGCCTGATGGTAGTGTAGATCCGGAGGGGCCTGCCAATACTTTTATCAGTAACCCGGTTGCTCTCCTGGACTTACGGGAAAATGTGGCGGATGTCAATCGATTCATCGGTAACGTGCAATTGGACTATAAACTTCATTTCTTTCCTGATATACGGGCAAACTTGAATGTAGGAATAGACAAAACCAACACCGATGGGGTTGATAATGCCTTGCCAGGATCTACCTGGACTTATAGAAATTACACCGGAGGAAATGGCCGCCTGCTGGACTATACCAATTCCTCAGATTCCGAACTTCTGGAATTTTATCTGAATTATAACAAGTCTTTTAACCAGCATAGCCTGGATGTGGTAGCCGGGTATTCATGGCAACACTGGCAACGTGAAACCAGCAGATTTGACCGAAATACTGACGGTGATCAAGTGCTGGAAGATGCCACTTATATAGATGAAAACTATTTGATCTCTTTCTATGGAAGGATGATTTATTCTTTCAACGAACGTTACGTCCTCACCGCGACATTAAGAAATGATGGCTCATCACGATTCTTGGGGGACAATCAGTGGGGTTTATTCCCCTCCTTGGCCTTCGCTTGGAATCTGCATAATGAAGATTTTATATCCACCACCTCAAATATTTCCAATCTGAAGCTTCGGCTAGGATATGGGGTTACTGGGCAACAAGGACTTTCTCCCACACTAGATGATCCTTATTATCCGGCATTGGCAAAATATCGCCGGAGTATTCTAGGTGCCTCGGTGCAGTTTGGAGATCAATTCTTCAATACCCTTAGGCCATCTGCCTATGATGCCAATCTAAAATGGGAGGAAACTGTCACCTATAATATAGGGTTGGACTTTGGTTTTTGGAATGATAGATTCTCAGGTAGTCTGGAGTTGTACCACCGTGAGACTAAGGATCTGCTCAACCGAATACCTATCGCCGACGGAAGTAATTTCAGCAACTTCCTGATCACCAATGTAGGATCTATGGAAATTAAAGGAGTGGAACTTTCCCTAACAGGGAGGCTGGTTACCAAAGCAAATTTTACCTGGTCAGCTGGAGCCAATTTCACTTACAATGATCGCATGATCACCAGGTTGAATAAAACCGAAGATCCATCTGATCCTGGTGTGATGACAGG from Algoriphagus sp. NG3 encodes the following:
- a CDS encoding TonB-dependent receptor, with the protein product MKKQLLAFCWMLLLSVSAYAQVEITGQVKSSEGSEAFPGVSILEKGTSNGTVTDLEGRYTLTVSSENATLIFSFVGYETQEISLQGRQNVDVILDPDIQSLSEVVVIGYGEVDRNDVTGAVATLGDRDFNPGVTTSPQDLLTGKMAGVNVTSNNGAPGAGSTIRIRGGSSLGGAINDPLIVIDGFPIDDGDVSGLSNPLNTLNPNDIESFTVLKDASAAAIYGSRASNGVILITTKKGTSDKLSFNLNSQLSFSTPMEYVDVMNGDEYRALINELNDSGFSGINDAAIAKMGNENTDWQKEIFQSVVSQNYNLSVNGKAAGIPFRASYGFTDQNGILKTTETSRHTLSLNLTPNFFKDHLKVNVNTKGTFAHTNFGDPGAVGAAVNFDPTQPVYNGNERYGGYFAYTTSTLPDGSVDPEGPANTFISNPVALLDLRENVADVNRFIGNVQLDYKLHFFPDIRANLNVGIDKTNTDGVDNALPGSTWTYRNYTGGNGRLLDYTNSSDSELLEFYLNYNKSFNQHSLDVVAGYSWQHWQRETSRFDRNTDGDQVLEDATYIDENYLISFYGRMIYSFNERYVLTATLRNDGSSRFLGDNQWGLFPSLAFAWNLHNEDFISTTSNISNLKLRLGYGVTGQQGLSPTLDDPYYPALAKYRRSILGASVQFGDQFFNTLRPSAYDANLKWEETVTYNIGLDFGFWNDRFSGSLELYHRETKDLLNRIPIADGSNFSNFLITNVGSMEIKGVELSLTGRLVTKANFTWSAGANFTYNDRMITRLNKTEDPSDPGVMTGDIGGGVGNTIQIHTVGHAPNSFYTFEQVYDSNGNPIEGEYVDRVGDGGQVVSNNFNKYHNHNPNPDFLIGVNSRLNYNAWDFSFSGRLSLGNHVYNNGLAANTLGGLYATSANGYFTNIRKEAAEIGFTVPQYWSDLYIENASFFKMDNISLGYSLDNLLKSKVKARFSFTVQNAFFISDYRGIDPEVNNGIDNNLYPRPRTYLLGLNFNF